One Peterkaempfera bronchialis DNA window includes the following coding sequences:
- a CDS encoding CGNR zinc finger domain-containing protein: MTVLTPAPGEDKSVALAMVNTKQRGPDGVVDRLATGPEAAEWLRSHGLVAEPGVRIGEPEVVRLAELRAAIRDLFTAQADCRTPAPDSVAAVNAAAAAQPAAPQVDWADVGRPSRRWRSARPGGLEAGMADLAWDAIDVVCGEKGAMLRRCEAHGCVRIFLREHARRRWCSTTCGDRVRAARHHRAQQAAAEGVHRFAD, translated from the coding sequence GTGACAGTGCTGACGCCGGCACCCGGCGAGGACAAGTCCGTGGCGCTGGCCATGGTGAACACCAAGCAGCGCGGCCCCGATGGGGTGGTCGACCGGTTGGCGACCGGTCCGGAGGCTGCCGAGTGGCTGCGGTCGCATGGGCTTGTGGCGGAACCGGGGGTGCGCATCGGCGAGCCTGAGGTGGTCCGCCTCGCCGAGCTGCGGGCGGCGATCAGGGACCTGTTCACCGCCCAGGCCGACTGCCGGACGCCCGCGCCGGACTCGGTGGCGGCGGTGAATGCCGCCGCCGCGGCGCAGCCGGCCGCGCCGCAGGTGGACTGGGCGGATGTCGGTCGGCCGAGCCGCCGGTGGCGGAGTGCGCGGCCGGGCGGCCTGGAGGCCGGGATGGCCGATCTCGCCTGGGACGCGATCGACGTGGTCTGCGGGGAGAAGGGCGCCATGCTGCGCCGGTGCGAGGCGCATGGCTGCGTACGGATCTTCCTGCGTGAGCACGCCCGCCGCCGCTGGTGCTCCACGACCTGCGGCGACCGGGTGCGCGCCGCCCGCCACCACCGTGCGCAGCAGGCCGCCGCCGAAGGGGTACACCGCTTCGCCGACTGA
- a CDS encoding alpha/beta fold hydrolase yields MVDVHHRHAVIQGHRIFYREAGPAGAETVVLLHGFPSSSHMYRHLIPALADRYHVIAPDYLGSGASDTPPVGEFTYTFDSITDIVDELLDALGVQRYALYVQDFGAPVGFRIAARHPERITAIVTQNGNAYVDGLNPELLDVSDSTPRTEESLRENLTLDFTRQMYLTGVPDPSLVSPDTWLYDQTLLERPGVKDIQLALLADYPANVARYPEFQEYFRTSQVPLLAVWGANDQVFFAPGATAFGRDLPDAEIHLLNTGHFALETHLDTIVGHVRAFLGRVLTA; encoded by the coding sequence ATGGTCGACGTCCACCACCGCCATGCCGTGATCCAGGGCCACCGGATCTTCTACCGCGAGGCCGGTCCGGCCGGGGCCGAGACCGTTGTGCTGCTGCACGGCTTCCCGTCGAGCTCCCACATGTACCGGCATCTCATCCCGGCACTCGCCGACCGCTACCACGTGATCGCCCCCGACTACCTGGGCTCCGGTGCCTCGGACACCCCGCCGGTCGGCGAGTTCACCTACACCTTCGACTCGATCACCGACATCGTCGACGAACTGCTGGACGCGCTCGGGGTCCAGCGGTACGCGCTGTATGTGCAGGACTTCGGCGCTCCGGTCGGGTTCCGGATCGCCGCCCGCCACCCGGAGCGGATCACGGCGATCGTCACGCAGAACGGCAACGCCTACGTCGACGGCCTCAACCCCGAGTTGCTGGACGTCTCCGACAGCACTCCGCGCACCGAGGAGTCGCTGCGCGAGAACCTCACGCTCGACTTCACCCGGCAGATGTACCTCACGGGCGTGCCGGACCCCAGCCTGGTCAGCCCCGACACCTGGCTGTACGACCAGACGCTGCTGGAGCGTCCGGGCGTCAAGGACATCCAACTCGCGCTGCTGGCGGACTACCCCGCCAATGTCGCGCGCTACCCGGAGTTCCAGGAGTACTTCCGCACCAGTCAGGTGCCGCTGCTGGCCGTCTGGGGAGCCAATGACCAGGTCTTCTTCGCTCCCGGCGCCACCGCCTTCGGCCGCGATCTGCCCGACGCCGAGATCCACCTGCTGAACACCGGGCATTTCGCGCTGGAGACCCACCTCGACACCATCGTCGGCCATGTGCGCGCTTTCCTCGGCCGGGTCCTGACCGCCTGA
- the cyaB gene encoding class IV adenylate cyclase — MIEAELKAMVHDPEGVLQRLEALSEGRPEVYQDTYYDNPSGSLGRGDQELRVRTVHGQENTRSVLTYKGPRVDAASASKTEHETVVDDPDAVHAMLRGLGYLPTIRFEKRCRNYDFESAGRRMLATLVRVPELDGTFLEVETLADAGDLAAALKDVRAVVQQLGITDADLTTELYTDAVAERRRAAPQA, encoded by the coding sequence GTGATCGAGGCCGAGCTGAAGGCGATGGTGCACGACCCGGAGGGTGTCCTTCAGCGGCTGGAGGCCCTTTCCGAGGGACGCCCCGAGGTCTACCAGGACACGTACTACGACAACCCTTCCGGCTCCCTGGGCCGCGGCGATCAGGAGCTGAGGGTGCGCACGGTCCACGGGCAGGAGAACACCCGCAGCGTGCTGACGTACAAGGGCCCGCGGGTTGATGCGGCATCCGCATCGAAGACCGAGCACGAGACCGTGGTGGATGATCCGGACGCCGTGCACGCCATGCTCCGGGGCCTCGGGTACCTGCCGACCATCCGGTTCGAGAAGCGGTGCCGGAACTACGACTTCGAGTCGGCCGGGCGTCGGATGCTGGCCACGTTGGTGCGAGTGCCTGAGTTGGACGGAACCTTCCTGGAGGTGGAGACACTGGCGGACGCTGGCGATCTGGCCGCCGCGCTGAAGGACGTCCGGGCCGTCGTGCAGCAGTTGGGCATTACCGATGCCGACCTCACGACCGAGCTCTACACGGACGCCGTGGCCGAGCGCCGGAGAGCCGCTCCCCAGGCATGA
- a CDS encoding ATP-binding protein — protein sequence MPPSTALRPQLRRTLPALPLTAAVTGGACLWAALAAPEAARTSVIAIGATAAVLLTAAVTTAVVALRSARHWRDRSAALERETTRLGADLTQLHSESDRLRDRLARLDSETARLRSHTAALDTQAALLADELLPDLVKRLRDGASVDTALTEMPAPTDSVHQRVLETVARELSAGERMRAAAMSACANAASRVQALSTSMLADLRVMEERHSEEVLGDLLKLDHATAQAGRLADSIAVLTGARSGRRWTKPIVMESVLRGAMGRISAYQRVRYHSTCTAAVAGHAAEGVMHALAELMDNATSFSPPTEEVHVYVEEVAAGVVVTIEDGGLVMNPEKLSRAQRAVSSEPLDFTTLSSTRLGLAVVGCLARKHRMTVSFRPSSRGGTGAVVLIPRELITQPRQGQPVTLPTVTPTPAATARAGKPAAQAAPQTARPAARPTTRRAAPAAPSAAPSAAPAAEPEAEPTHTTEVHGLPKRPRGQTLAASEARTEAVRRPKQQQAPRTGSGARFRAFRQAVRGAGTDSGTDSGTESGADTSQ from the coding sequence ATGCCACCCTCCACAGCCCTCCGCCCGCAGCTACGGCGGACGCTGCCCGCCCTGCCCCTCACGGCTGCCGTCACCGGCGGCGCCTGCCTCTGGGCGGCCCTCGCGGCCCCCGAGGCGGCCCGGACCTCCGTGATCGCCATCGGAGCGACTGCGGCGGTGCTGCTCACCGCCGCCGTGACGACCGCGGTGGTGGCGCTGCGCTCGGCCCGCCACTGGCGTGACCGCAGTGCGGCGCTGGAGCGGGAGACCACCCGGCTCGGCGCCGACCTGACCCAGCTGCACAGCGAGTCCGACCGGCTCCGCGACCGGCTCGCCCGGCTGGACTCCGAGACGGCCCGGCTGCGCAGCCACACCGCCGCGCTGGACACCCAGGCCGCCCTGCTGGCCGACGAGTTGCTGCCCGACCTGGTGAAGCGGCTGCGGGACGGCGCATCGGTCGACACCGCGCTGACCGAGATGCCCGCGCCCACCGACAGCGTGCACCAGCGCGTACTGGAGACGGTGGCGCGGGAGCTCTCCGCCGGGGAGCGGATGCGCGCGGCCGCCATGTCGGCCTGCGCCAACGCCGCGAGCCGGGTGCAGGCGCTCTCCACCAGCATGCTGGCCGACCTGCGGGTGATGGAGGAGCGGCACAGCGAGGAGGTCCTGGGCGACCTGCTGAAGCTCGACCACGCCACGGCGCAGGCGGGCAGGCTGGCCGACTCCATCGCGGTACTGACCGGGGCGCGCTCCGGACGGCGCTGGACCAAGCCGATCGTGATGGAGAGCGTGCTGCGCGGGGCCATGGGCCGGATCAGCGCCTACCAGCGGGTGCGCTACCACTCGACCTGCACCGCTGCGGTGGCCGGCCACGCCGCCGAGGGCGTCATGCACGCGCTGGCCGAGCTGATGGACAACGCCACCAGCTTCTCGCCGCCCACCGAAGAAGTGCATGTGTATGTGGAGGAGGTCGCCGCCGGGGTCGTCGTCACCATCGAGGACGGCGGCCTGGTGATGAACCCGGAGAAGCTGAGCCGGGCGCAGCGTGCGGTCTCCTCCGAGCCATTGGACTTCACCACCCTGTCCAGCACCCGACTGGGCCTGGCGGTGGTGGGCTGCCTGGCCCGCAAGCACCGGATGACGGTCTCCTTCCGGCCGTCCTCGCGGGGCGGTACGGGAGCTGTGGTGCTGATCCCCAGGGAGCTGATCACCCAGCCCCGGCAGGGCCAGCCGGTGACGCTCCCAACGGTGACGCCGACTCCGGCGGCCACCGCGCGGGCGGGCAAGCCCGCAGCGCAGGCCGCGCCCCAGACCGCACGACCGGCCGCCCGGCCGACCACACGGCGGGCCGCGCCCGCCGCACCCTCCGCCGCACCCTCCGCCGCGCCGGCTGCCGAGCCGGAGGCCGAACCGACGCACACCACGGAGGTGCACGGCCTGCCGAAGCGGCCCCGTGGGCAGACCCTCGCCGCGTCGGAGGCCCGGACCGAGGCGGTCCGCCGGCCCAAGCAGCAGCAGGCCCCCCGGACCGGCTCCGGCGCACGTTTCCGCGCCTTCCGCCAGGCCGTCAGGGGCGCCGGTACCGACAGCGGTACCGACAGCGGTACCGAGAGCGGCGCGGACACCAGCCAGTGA
- a CDS encoding DUF742 domain-containing protein — protein sequence MIRRPVDSEDPDRLYTVTGGRSRVDDTVFDLVTLILSESEPTPGMQSEHARILRMCRQPTAVVEISAELRLPVSIVKILLSDLHDTGRITARHPRSAASRALPDPELLKQVLVGLQNI from the coding sequence ATGATCCGACGACCGGTCGACAGCGAGGACCCGGACCGGCTGTACACCGTCACCGGTGGCCGCAGCCGGGTGGACGACACCGTCTTCGACCTGGTCACGCTGATTCTGAGCGAATCCGAGCCGACTCCCGGCATGCAGTCCGAGCATGCCAGGATCCTGCGGATGTGCCGGCAGCCGACGGCGGTCGTGGAGATCTCCGCCGAGCTGAGACTGCCGGTGAGCATCGTGAAGATCCTGCTCAGCGATCTGCACGACACCGGCCGGATCACCGCCCGCCACCCGAGGTCGGCCGCCTCCCGGGCGCTGCCCGATCCCGAACTTCTGAAGCAGGTACTCGTTGGACTCCAGAACATCTGA
- a CDS encoding helix-turn-helix domain-containing protein, with the protein MSTALLPVELPEWSWQRPEVRAALTRRDVAAIFRAAQQYSGASQARLAAAVGMTQGRVNEVINGRREVSRLDVFERIADGLTMSDHARHLLGLASSRTHRSGGQAFDLAAFPEVVRVYASQAATATEIQRQARSAASVDILAVRGLGLIGLNDSLLRTCLTRDDTRVTVRVLLLDPRAPAVAVRAAEIGESVESLAGGIAYTEARLRELSDVCDISVHWYRHLPTWRIIRLDSVLYVSVFHAGWEGHESAIYKVMETPHGPLYRGFRRMYDAMVEDSDRVV; encoded by the coding sequence ATGTCGACTGCGCTGCTACCCGTCGAACTGCCCGAATGGTCGTGGCAGCGGCCCGAGGTCCGCGCAGCCTTGACCCGGCGCGACGTGGCCGCGATCTTCCGGGCCGCCCAGCAGTACTCCGGTGCCAGCCAGGCCCGCTTGGCCGCTGCTGTGGGCATGACCCAGGGGAGAGTCAACGAAGTCATCAACGGCCGCCGAGAAGTCAGCCGCCTGGATGTCTTCGAGCGCATCGCTGACGGCCTCACAATGTCCGACCACGCAAGGCACCTCCTCGGCCTGGCCTCCAGCCGCACCCACCGCAGCGGCGGCCAGGCATTCGACCTGGCCGCCTTCCCCGAGGTCGTCCGCGTCTACGCCTCCCAGGCCGCGACCGCCACCGAGATCCAGCGGCAGGCGCGGAGCGCCGCATCGGTGGACATCCTGGCCGTGCGCGGCCTCGGCCTGATCGGCCTGAACGACTCGCTCCTGCGCACCTGCCTGACACGAGACGACACCCGAGTGACAGTGCGCGTGCTCCTCCTGGACCCGAGGGCACCTGCGGTGGCCGTCCGCGCCGCCGAGATCGGCGAGTCCGTCGAGTCCCTCGCCGGCGGCATCGCCTACACCGAGGCGCGCCTGCGGGAGCTGTCCGACGTCTGCGACATCAGCGTGCACTGGTACCGGCACCTGCCGACCTGGCGCATCATCCGCCTCGACAGCGTCCTCTACGTCAGCGTGTTCCACGCTGGGTGGGAGGGGCACGAGTCTGCTATCTACAAGGTGATGGAGACGCCGCACGGCCCGCTGTATCGGGGCTTCCGGCGAATGTACGACGCGATGGTCGAGGACAGCGACCGGGTGGTCTGA
- a CDS encoding roadblock/LC7 domain-containing protein, with protein MQTTDRSLDWLLENLLEKTPGARHALVLSRDGLKLCWSTEMSTDQADQLAAIASGIQSLSHGASVEFGDGTGGVRQSMTEFHGGLLFIVEAGEGAHLAVVAKDDADPGVIGHNMDELVEQIGEHLSAPPRVSDTDSGSA; from the coding sequence ATGCAGACCACAGACCGCAGCCTCGACTGGTTGCTGGAGAACCTCCTGGAGAAGACCCCCGGGGCCAGACACGCACTGGTGCTGTCGCGGGACGGCCTCAAGCTCTGCTGGTCGACCGAGATGTCGACCGACCAGGCCGACCAGCTGGCCGCCATCGCCTCCGGCATCCAGAGCCTCTCCCACGGCGCCTCCGTGGAGTTCGGCGACGGCACCGGAGGGGTCCGGCAGTCGATGACCGAGTTCCACGGCGGCCTGCTGTTCATCGTGGAGGCCGGCGAGGGCGCCCACCTCGCGGTGGTGGCCAAGGACGACGCCGACCCCGGGGTCATCGGCCACAACATGGACGAGCTGGTCGAGCAGATCGGTGAGCACCTGAGCGCGCCGCCCCGGGTCTCCGATACGGACAGCGGGTCGGCATGA
- a CDS encoding cytochrome P450: MTDTDTPSEAPAPPGCPAHAGAVALDGLQFQQTTAELYRKLRREHGAVAPVVLDGGVPAWLVLGYREVHYVTSNDQLFARDSRRWHAWDSIPDDWPLLPYVGYQPSVLFTEGAEHRRRSGAISDALGGVDQFELQSTCERIADQLIDAFAGRGAADLMADYAHLLPLLAVVKMCGLPDSETPDLVRDLTASLDAGEDDDPVAAYGRVQDRIQRLVESRHQRPGPDVPSRLLAHEAGLTDEQIVQDLISVIAAAQQPTANWIGNTLRLMLTDERFSVTLSGGRRSIGQALNEVLWEDTPTQNFIGRWAARDTQLAGRRIRQGDLLILGLAAANTDPQVRPDAAAGAAGNQAHLSFSHGEHQCPYPAPELAEVIAKAAVEVLLDRLPDVEVAVDAATLVWRPSIWMRGLEALPVEFSPAPVAQGLG; this comes from the coding sequence ATGACCGACACCGACACGCCCTCCGAGGCCCCGGCCCCGCCGGGCTGCCCGGCCCACGCCGGCGCCGTGGCGCTGGACGGGCTGCAGTTCCAGCAGACCACCGCCGAGCTGTACCGGAAGCTGCGGCGGGAGCACGGGGCGGTCGCCCCGGTCGTGCTGGACGGCGGGGTGCCCGCCTGGCTGGTGCTCGGCTACCGCGAGGTGCACTACGTCACCAGCAACGACCAGCTCTTCGCCCGCGACTCCCGCCGCTGGCACGCCTGGGACTCCATCCCCGACGACTGGCCGCTGCTCCCCTACGTCGGCTACCAGCCGTCGGTGCTCTTCACCGAGGGCGCCGAGCACCGGCGCCGCTCCGGGGCGATCAGCGACGCGCTCGGCGGGGTCGACCAGTTCGAGTTGCAGTCGACCTGCGAGCGGATCGCCGACCAGCTGATCGACGCCTTCGCCGGCCGCGGCGCCGCCGACCTGATGGCCGACTACGCGCACCTGCTGCCGCTGCTGGCCGTCGTCAAGATGTGCGGCCTGCCCGACTCCGAGACCCCCGACCTGGTACGCGACCTCACCGCGTCGCTCGACGCCGGGGAGGACGACGACCCGGTCGCGGCATACGGGCGGGTCCAGGACCGGATCCAGCGGCTGGTGGAGAGCAGGCACCAGCGCCCGGGCCCGGATGTGCCCTCACGGCTGCTGGCGCATGAGGCGGGACTGACCGACGAGCAGATCGTGCAGGACCTGATCTCGGTGATCGCGGCGGCGCAGCAGCCGACCGCCAACTGGATCGGCAACACGCTGCGGCTGATGCTCACCGACGAGCGGTTCTCGGTCACCCTGTCCGGTGGCCGCCGCAGCATCGGCCAGGCGCTCAACGAGGTGCTGTGGGAGGACACGCCGACCCAGAACTTCATCGGCCGCTGGGCCGCCCGCGACACCCAGCTGGCCGGGCGGCGCATCCGCCAGGGCGACCTGCTGATCCTCGGTCTGGCCGCGGCCAACACCGATCCCCAGGTGCGCCCGGACGCGGCGGCGGGAGCCGCCGGGAACCAGGCCCACCTGTCCTTCAGCCACGGCGAGCACCAGTGCCCCTATCCGGCACCGGAGCTCGCCGAGGTGATCGCCAAGGCCGCGGTCGAGGTGCTGCTCGACCGGCTGCCGGACGTGGAGGTCGCGGTGGACGCGGCCACCCTGGTCTGGCGGCCGTCCATCTGGATGCGGGGGCTGGAGGCCCTACCGGTCGAGTTCAGTCCCGCGCCGGTCGCCCAGGGCCTGGGTTAG
- a CDS encoding DEAD/DEAH box helicase yields MSLVDDDRFAMPASGSAADAPAIDTPDTPDTAGSHDAPGTSEAVTEVRPDAVAEAVAEAATEEAAPEEATATFGDLGLHQDIVRALAKRGVTTPFPIQAATIPDALAGKDVLGRGRTGSGKTLSFGLPLLTRLAEGRTRAKRPRGLILVPTRELAMQVSDALEPYGSVLGLNLKVVCGGTSMPRQIYALERGVDVLVATPGRLRDLIDRGAATLDEVQIAVLDEADQMADMGFLPEVTEILDLVPAGGQRMLFSATLENEIDTLVKRYLQNPVTHEVDPSAGAVTTMTHHILVVKPKDKAPITNAIAARKGRTIIFVRTQMGADRVAEQLIEAGVRADALHGGMTQGARTRTLGDFKDGYVNVLVATDVAARGIHVDGIDLVLNVDPAGDHKDYLHRSGRTARAGRSGIVVTLVLPHQRRGVFRLMEDAGVDASRHVVGNSFDADVARITGARSLTEVQAEGAAGAAKAAEREAEELARRLEKLQRRAAELREEADRLTARAARERAELGIEDEPTEATTEVPAQAEAPAVEAAPAAAAAEEVVETKERERSSSYREVRSERPPYNRDRDRDDRGGRSFERRDDRGGFNRDRGSDRPFNRDRDRDRDRDDRGGRSFERRDDRGGRPSFGDRDRGGRDERGGRSFERRDDRGGRPSFGDRDRGGDRPFNRDRDDRGGRSFERRDDRGGRPSFGDRDRGGDRPARSYDRPYGGDRERSARPSFGDRDRTSRPFGRRDDHRTGGARPSFGDRDRGSSSGRPFERRDNNGSGSGSSFGGDRKPRWKRNG; encoded by the coding sequence ATGTCTCTCGTTGACGACGACCGCTTCGCCATGCCCGCGAGCGGCTCCGCCGCCGATGCCCCCGCCATCGACACTCCCGACACCCCTGACACCGCCGGCAGCCACGACGCTCCCGGCACCTCCGAGGCCGTGACCGAGGTCCGCCCGGACGCCGTGGCAGAGGCCGTGGCAGAGGCTGCCACCGAGGAGGCCGCCCCCGAGGAGGCCACCGCCACCTTCGGCGACCTCGGCCTGCACCAGGACATCGTCCGCGCCCTCGCAAAGCGCGGCGTCACCACCCCGTTCCCCATCCAGGCCGCGACCATCCCGGACGCGCTGGCCGGCAAGGACGTGCTGGGCCGCGGTCGCACCGGCTCCGGCAAGACCCTCAGCTTCGGCCTCCCGCTGCTCACCCGCCTCGCCGAGGGCCGCACCCGGGCCAAGCGCCCCCGTGGCCTGATCCTCGTCCCCACCCGTGAGCTGGCCATGCAGGTCTCCGACGCGCTGGAGCCGTACGGCTCGGTGCTCGGCCTCAACCTCAAGGTCGTCTGCGGCGGCACCTCGATGCCCCGCCAGATCTACGCGCTGGAGCGCGGCGTGGACGTCCTCGTCGCCACCCCGGGCCGGCTGCGCGACCTGATCGACCGTGGCGCCGCCACCCTCGACGAGGTGCAGATCGCGGTCCTGGACGAGGCCGACCAGATGGCCGACATGGGCTTCCTGCCCGAGGTCACCGAGATCCTCGACCTGGTGCCGGCCGGCGGCCAGCGGATGCTCTTCTCGGCCACGCTCGAGAACGAGATCGACACCCTGGTCAAGCGCTACCTGCAGAACCCGGTCACCCATGAGGTCGACCCGTCGGCGGGCGCGGTCACCACCATGACCCACCACATCCTCGTGGTGAAGCCCAAGGACAAGGCGCCGATCACCAACGCGATCGCCGCCCGCAAGGGCCGCACCATCATCTTCGTCCGCACCCAGATGGGCGCCGACCGCGTTGCCGAGCAGCTGATCGAGGCCGGGGTGCGCGCCGACGCGCTGCACGGCGGCATGACCCAGGGCGCCCGCACCCGGACCCTGGGCGACTTCAAGGACGGTTACGTCAACGTCCTGGTCGCCACCGACGTCGCCGCCCGTGGCATCCACGTCGACGGCATCGACCTGGTGCTCAACGTCGACCCGGCCGGCGACCACAAGGACTACCTGCACCGCTCCGGCCGCACCGCCCGGGCCGGCCGCTCCGGCATCGTGGTCACCCTGGTGCTGCCGCACCAGCGCCGGGGAGTCTTCCGCCTGATGGAGGACGCCGGCGTGGACGCCTCCCGCCATGTGGTGGGCAACTCCTTCGACGCCGATGTGGCGCGGATCACCGGCGCCCGTTCGCTGACCGAGGTCCAGGCCGAGGGCGCGGCCGGTGCCGCCAAGGCCGCCGAGCGCGAGGCCGAGGAACTGGCCCGCCGTCTGGAGAAGTTGCAGCGCCGCGCGGCGGAGCTGCGCGAGGAGGCGGACCGCCTCACGGCCCGGGCCGCGCGCGAGCGTGCCGAGCTGGGCATCGAGGACGAGCCGACCGAGGCCACCACCGAGGTCCCGGCCCAGGCCGAGGCCCCGGCGGTCGAGGCGGCGCCCGCCGCCGCTGCCGCCGAGGAGGTCGTGGAGACCAAGGAGCGCGAGCGTTCGTCGTCGTACCGGGAGGTGCGCAGCGAGCGCCCGCCGTACAACCGCGACCGTGACCGTGACGACCGTGGCGGCCGTTCCTTCGAGCGTCGTGACGACCGTGGCGGCTTCAACCGTGACCGTGGCAGCGACCGTCCGTTCAACCGTGACCGTGACCGTGACCGTGACCGTGACGACCGTGGGGGCCGTTCCTTCGAGCGTCGCGACGACCGGGGTGGCCGTCCTTCCTTCGGCGACCGCGACCGTGGCGGCCGTGACGAGCGTGGGGGTCGTTCCTTCGAGCGTCGTGACGACCGGGGTGGCCGTCCCTCCTTCGGCGACCGCGACCGTGGCGGCGACCGTCCGTTCAACCGCGACCGTGACGACCGTGGGGGCCGTTCCTTCGAGCGTCGTGACGACCGTGGCGGCCGTCCCTCCTTCGGCGACCGCGACCGTGGCGGCGACCGTCCGGCCCGCTCCTACGACCGCCCGTACGGCGGCGACCGCGAGCGCAGCGCCCGCCCGTCCTTCGGCGACCGGGACCGCACCAGCCGCCCGTTCGGCCGGCGTGACGACCACCGCACCGGCGGCGCCCGCCCGTCCTTCGGCGACCGCGACCGTGGCAGCAGCAGCGGCCGTCCCTTCGAGCGCCGCGACAACAACGGCAGCGGCAGCGGCAGCAGCTTCGGCGGCGACCGCAAGCCGCGCTGGAAGCGCAACGGCTGA
- a CDS encoding cytochrome P450 translates to MTSTQQTPDILSAEFAADPYSAYRVMRDEFPLIWHEPMKSYIVSRYEDVERAFKDKDSAFTTDNYSWQIEPVHGRTILQLSGREHSVRRALVAPAFRGNALEEQFLPVIERNSRELIDAFRADGEADLVSQFATRFPVNVIADMLGLDKGDHEKFHGWYTSVIAFLGNLSQDPVVAEAGLRTRTEFAEYMIPIIQQRRDNLGDDLLSTLCAAEVDGTRMSDEDIKAFCSLLLAAGGETTDKAIASLFANLLQHPEQLAAVREDRTLIPRAFAETLRFTPPVHMIMRQTSSEVEVSGGLIPAGATVTCLIGAANRDDRRYAEPDTFDIFRDDLSSTSAFSAAADHLSFALGRHFCVGALLAKAEVEVGVNQLLDAMPDLALQDGFVPAETGVFTRGPQSVPVRFTPADRSGSAGAAQ, encoded by the coding sequence ATGACGTCGACTCAGCAAACGCCCGACATCCTGTCCGCCGAGTTCGCAGCCGACCCGTACTCCGCCTACCGGGTCATGCGGGACGAGTTCCCGCTCATCTGGCACGAGCCCATGAAGAGCTATATCGTCTCCCGCTACGAGGACGTGGAGAGAGCCTTCAAGGACAAGGACTCCGCCTTCACCACCGACAACTACAGCTGGCAGATCGAGCCGGTGCACGGCCGGACCATCCTCCAGCTGAGCGGGCGGGAGCACTCCGTCCGCCGAGCGCTGGTGGCCCCCGCCTTCCGGGGCAATGCGCTGGAGGAGCAGTTCCTGCCGGTGATCGAGCGCAACTCCCGGGAGCTCATCGACGCCTTCCGCGCCGACGGCGAGGCCGACCTGGTCTCCCAGTTCGCGACCCGCTTCCCGGTCAATGTCATCGCCGACATGCTGGGCCTGGACAAGGGCGACCACGAGAAGTTCCACGGCTGGTACACCTCGGTCATCGCCTTCCTCGGCAACCTCAGCCAGGACCCGGTGGTGGCCGAGGCCGGGCTGCGGACCCGCACCGAGTTCGCCGAGTACATGATCCCGATCATCCAGCAGCGCCGCGACAACCTCGGCGACGACCTGCTCTCCACGCTCTGCGCCGCCGAGGTCGACGGCACCCGGATGAGCGACGAGGACATCAAGGCGTTCTGCAGCCTGCTGCTGGCCGCCGGCGGCGAGACCACCGACAAGGCCATCGCCTCCCTCTTCGCCAACCTGCTCCAGCACCCGGAGCAGCTGGCCGCAGTGCGCGAGGACCGCACCCTGATACCGAGGGCGTTCGCCGAGACCCTGCGCTTCACCCCGCCGGTGCACATGATCATGCGCCAGACCTCGTCGGAGGTGGAGGTCAGCGGTGGGCTGATCCCGGCGGGCGCCACCGTCACCTGCCTGATCGGCGCGGCCAACCGGGACGACCGCCGGTACGCCGAGCCGGACACCTTCGACATCTTCCGCGACGACCTCTCCTCGACCAGCGCCTTCTCGGCCGCCGCCGACCACCTGTCCTTCGCTCTCGGCCGGCACTTCTGCGTGGGCGCCCTGCTGGCCAAGGCGGAGGTCGAGGTCGGCGTCAACCAGCTGCTGGACGCCATGCCCGACCTCGCCCTCCAGGACGGCTTCGTCCCCGCCGAGACGGGCGTCTTCACCCGGGGCCCGCAGTCGGTGCCGGTGCGGTTCACGCCCGCCGACCGCAGTGGGTCGGCGGGCGCCGCGCAGTAG
- a CDS encoding GTP-binding protein: MDSRTSEPAARVPLPDTADNALKIVIAGGFGAGKTTMVRSVSEIRPLNTEETMTQAGLGIDETTGVQGKNTTTVAFDFGRISLNEQMVLYLFGAPGQERFWFLWDRLFSGTLGAVVLVDTRRLADSWYAIDRLEHHGTPFIVARNNFGDPEHTLEQVRDALSLPEDIPLVDCDARDRESSKAVLISLVDHLYSLSSAQEKTR, from the coding sequence TTGGACTCCAGAACATCTGAGCCCGCCGCGCGTGTCCCCCTGCCGGACACCGCGGACAACGCTCTCAAGATCGTCATAGCCGGCGGGTTCGGTGCGGGCAAGACGACCATGGTCCGCTCGGTCAGCGAGATCCGCCCGCTGAACACCGAGGAGACCATGACGCAGGCGGGTCTCGGCATCGACGAGACCACCGGGGTGCAGGGCAAGAACACCACCACCGTCGCCTTCGACTTCGGCCGGATCAGCCTCAATGAGCAGATGGTGCTGTACCTCTTCGGCGCCCCCGGCCAGGAGCGGTTCTGGTTCCTCTGGGACCGCCTCTTCTCGGGGACGCTGGGCGCGGTCGTGCTGGTCGACACCCGTCGGCTGGCCGACTCCTGGTACGCCATCGACCGGCTGGAGCACCATGGCACGCCGTTCATCGTGGCCCGCAACAACTTCGGCGACCCCGAGCACACCCTGGAGCAGGTGCGGGACGCGCTGTCACTCCCCGAGGACATCCCGCTGGTCGACTGCGACGCACGCGACCGCGAATCCAGCAAGGCCGTGCTGATCAGCCTCGTGGACCACCTGTACTCCCTGTCGTCGGCCCAGGAGAAGACACGATGA